A genomic stretch from Nitrospira sp. includes:
- the hflK gene encoding FtsH protease activity modulator HflK, which translates to MVWDPKDPWSKKGDDLDQAFKQAQGQLRNLLPTGGFRNLLLVAFSVFLIWQSAFIVAPDEEGVVKRFGIPVRVVEPGPHMKIPVVESVLQPKVAKLHRVEIGFRTDRQGRQQMIPQEALMLTGDMNILAIEFIVQYKIKSSREYLFNVADIDDTIGKAAEASMREVIGKSKIDEALTTGKAQIQHDTQELLQHILDEYKTGVQVAAVQLQDVDPPEAVAAAFKDVTNAKEDREKLINQAQGYRNDITPKAKGEAAQLVNQAKGYAQARLNRAQGETNRFLATLKEYNQAKDIISKRIYIETLEDVLPHIDKFVLDGKGGERALPYLPLDRFSKPAPAGATQERTP; encoded by the coding sequence ATGGTCTGGGACCCCAAAGACCCTTGGAGCAAAAAGGGCGACGATTTGGATCAGGCCTTCAAGCAGGCCCAGGGCCAACTCCGCAATCTGCTCCCCACCGGCGGGTTCCGCAATCTGCTTCTGGTCGCCTTCAGCGTGTTCCTCATCTGGCAAAGTGCGTTTATTGTGGCTCCGGATGAAGAGGGCGTCGTCAAACGATTCGGCATCCCGGTTCGCGTGGTGGAGCCGGGACCACATATGAAGATTCCTGTCGTCGAAAGCGTCTTGCAGCCCAAGGTAGCAAAGTTACACCGGGTGGAGATCGGATTTCGCACCGACCGGCAGGGACGCCAGCAGATGATCCCGCAGGAAGCCTTGATGCTGACCGGCGATATGAACATCCTGGCCATCGAATTCATCGTGCAATACAAGATCAAAAGTTCACGCGAGTACCTGTTCAATGTCGCGGACATCGACGATACGATCGGGAAAGCGGCTGAGGCCTCCATGCGTGAGGTCATCGGCAAGAGCAAGATCGACGAAGCCCTGACAACCGGCAAAGCCCAGATCCAGCATGATACCCAGGAGCTGCTCCAGCACATTCTGGATGAGTACAAAACCGGTGTGCAGGTAGCCGCCGTCCAATTACAGGACGTCGATCCACCGGAAGCCGTGGCCGCGGCGTTTAAAGATGTGACCAATGCCAAGGAAGATCGAGAAAAGCTGATCAACCAGGCGCAGGGTTATCGGAACGACATCACTCCCAAAGCCAAGGGAGAGGCGGCGCAATTGGTCAACCAAGCCAAGGGATATGCGCAAGCGCGATTGAATCGCGCCCAGGGTGAAACCAATCGCTTCCTCGCCACGCTCAAGGAATACAACCAGGCGAAAGACATCATCAGCAAGCGGATCTATATCGAGACGCTTGAAGACGTGCTCCCCCACATCGACAAATTCGTGCTCGACGGCAAAGGCGGAGAACGGGCCCTGCCGTATCTCCCGTTGGACCGTTTCAGCAAGCCGGCCCCAGCCGGCGCGACGCAGGAGCGGACACCATGA
- a CDS encoding arsenate reductase (azurin) small subunit: MMSDVSRRHFLKLGACVVGGACAADALPSLTQAAESGELTTLKTTLPYPRVKLASLGQLEIGREQLTTYPDHASPVMLLKLGRPVVNGVGPDKDIVAFSRRCSHMGGILSFRPDSATFHCPLHYAMFDAQKGGLLIIGQATDNLPQLELEVDAAGNVFAVGIRGLLYGRQANLLA, translated from the coding sequence ATGATGAGTGACGTCTCGCGAAGACACTTTCTGAAACTCGGGGCCTGCGTAGTCGGCGGGGCCTGTGCGGCAGACGCCCTCCCCTCGCTCACGCAAGCCGCTGAGAGTGGCGAACTCACCACGCTGAAGACCACCCTTCCGTATCCTCGGGTGAAGCTGGCGTCCCTCGGACAACTGGAAATCGGCCGTGAACAGCTGACCACCTATCCAGATCACGCCTCGCCGGTCATGCTCCTGAAACTGGGGCGACCAGTCGTGAATGGAGTCGGCCCGGACAAAGACATCGTCGCCTTCAGCCGGCGTTGCTCGCACATGGGCGGCATCCTGAGCTTTCGGCCGGACAGCGCGACATTCCATTGCCCGCTTCATTACGCCATGTTCGACGCCCAGAAGGGAGGCCTGTTGATCATCGGGCAGGCGACAGACAACCTGCCTCAGCTCGAACTCGAAGTCGATGCAGCAGGCAACGTATTCGCCGTGGGAATCAGAGGCTTGCTGTACGGGCGCCAAGCGAACCTCTTGGCCTAA
- a CDS encoding rhodanese, whose product MSFTITPTELKSRLDNGDKLVLVDVREPWEYAICKLEGSVLVPLATLQQSLGKLDRNAEIIAVCHHGMRSADATGFLLQQGFANVKNLIGGMDAWSTQVDPSVPRY is encoded by the coding sequence ATGAGCTTTACTATTACGCCGACAGAACTCAAGTCCAGGCTGGATAACGGCGACAAACTCGTGCTTGTCGATGTGCGTGAGCCGTGGGAATACGCGATTTGCAAACTGGAGGGTTCCGTTTTAGTCCCCTTGGCAACCCTTCAGCAATCGCTTGGCAAACTAGATCGGAATGCCGAAATCATCGCCGTGTGCCATCACGGAATGCGAAGCGCGGATGCGACGGGATTCCTGCTGCAGCAGGGATTCGCAAATGTAAAAAACCTGATCGGAGGAATGGACGCCTGGTCGACTCAGGTCGATCCGTCGGTCCCGCGTTATTAG
- a CDS encoding divalent-cation tolerance protein CutA — protein MDEESATIAVLVTTSTAEEAEKIGRMLVERRLAACANIVSGMRSIFRWDNKISVESECLMIIKTTKQRFTELESAVRQQHNYEVPEIVALPVVAGSESYLNWVRSETGK, from the coding sequence GTGGACGAAGAGAGTGCTACGATTGCTGTGCTGGTCACGACATCCACGGCAGAAGAGGCAGAGAAGATCGGACGGATGTTGGTTGAACGTCGGCTTGCGGCCTGCGCCAACATTGTGAGTGGTATGCGCTCAATATTTCGATGGGACAACAAGATCAGCGTCGAGAGCGAATGCTTGATGATCATCAAAACGACGAAGCAGCGCTTTACGGAACTCGAATCGGCAGTGCGACAGCAGCATAATTACGAGGTGCCGGAGATTGTCGCCCTCCCGGTTGTCGCCGGATCAGAGTCCTATTTGAATTGGGTGAGGAGCGAAACTGGTAAGTAG
- a CDS encoding arsenate reductase (azurin) large subunit yields the protein MSSIYHGEDRVPIPPADAQQFTTVCSYCIVGCGYKVYKWPLGKEGGPLPHQNALRTDYRTQQPEQAGTWISPAMHSVVTERNGRQFNVVVLPDNGCVVNKGNHSIRGGTHGDVLYAPDRPTADRLTHPLLYRGHSRLPTTWDEAIELGARVIKANVDRWGPDAIAMKCFDHGGGGGGFENNWAVGSFFFTGIGTKMASIHNRPAYNSEVFASGDAGIAPLPSAYLDAELADTIVLVGANSYETQSIYFLEHMLPNLGGGTLSLKHQLLPGEPHARGRMIIVDPRRTSTVAVAEAHAGKDNVLHLQINNGTDIALLNAVSRLIHEQGWQDQDFIKQRTNNFAAFQQTNLAQSLDEAVQLTGISKAQMRQAAEWIAKPKAMAARRRTLFLYEKGLIWGLKNYENVASVVDLALLTGNLGKPGTGCGRLGGHQEGYSRPPYPGQRPPVNVDEVAVKGGASKVFWVAGCNPVGGTLNAQQFRTSLAQRTALVNQALDATSGGSLDDKVAAVMTALDKGGLFLIVQDIYPTETAQYAHLVLPAAQWGEMNLTSINGERRLRLYQQFMDAPGIAEPDWKIMARMAQRLEFAYRADGKADIAARFSGFTWTSDEEVFRAAAAGVKGAQEDYGDTTYAMLKALGTNGVQTPVQGMNNGMPVGTTRLYMDEKRFTFIPSAWPGFPPQIQALMADNRYPFWVNNGRANHGWQTLYDDARKPYVMGREPLPHVEIHPQDAHSLDITNGDLIELFNPYGSVSAMAVVTDSNAPGHVFMLFEHPKGWLNSLTTDYVDPATTIPYYKGTKAGIRKVGPMPGLNEHVTFVPTNQT from the coding sequence ATGAGTTCGATCTATCACGGCGAAGACCGGGTTCCCATTCCTCCCGCCGATGCCCAACAATTCACGACCGTCTGTTCCTACTGCATCGTGGGCTGCGGCTATAAGGTCTACAAATGGCCGCTGGGCAAAGAAGGCGGACCGCTGCCCCACCAGAATGCCTTGCGAACCGACTACAGAACCCAGCAGCCGGAGCAAGCCGGGACCTGGATCTCACCGGCCATGCATAGTGTCGTGACCGAGCGAAACGGCAGGCAATTCAACGTCGTCGTCTTACCGGACAACGGCTGCGTCGTGAACAAAGGAAACCATTCCATCCGTGGCGGCACGCATGGTGACGTCCTCTATGCTCCAGACCGCCCCACAGCGGACCGGTTGACCCATCCACTGCTGTATCGCGGGCACAGCCGCCTGCCCACGACCTGGGACGAAGCGATCGAATTGGGCGCCCGCGTGATTAAAGCCAATGTGGATAGATGGGGTCCGGATGCCATAGCCATGAAATGCTTCGACCACGGCGGCGGCGGCGGGGGATTCGAGAATAACTGGGCCGTGGGCTCATTTTTCTTTACCGGCATCGGTACGAAGATGGCTTCGATCCACAACCGTCCCGCCTACAACAGCGAGGTGTTTGCCTCCGGTGACGCCGGGATCGCCCCTCTTCCGTCAGCGTACCTCGATGCCGAGTTGGCCGATACGATCGTCCTGGTCGGCGCGAACTCCTATGAAACCCAATCGATCTACTTTCTCGAGCATATGTTGCCCAATCTCGGCGGTGGTACGTTGTCGCTGAAGCACCAGCTGTTGCCCGGAGAACCTCATGCGCGCGGCAGAATGATCATCGTGGACCCGCGGCGAACTTCGACGGTGGCGGTGGCGGAAGCGCATGCAGGGAAGGACAACGTTCTCCATCTGCAGATCAACAACGGCACCGACATTGCCCTCCTGAATGCGGTCTCACGCCTGATCCATGAACAGGGCTGGCAGGATCAGGACTTCATCAAGCAACGAACGAACAACTTCGCGGCGTTCCAACAAACCAATCTCGCCCAGAGTCTCGATGAAGCGGTACAGCTGACCGGCATTTCGAAAGCCCAGATGAGGCAGGCGGCAGAATGGATCGCCAAACCCAAGGCCATGGCGGCGCGACGCCGAACTCTGTTCCTCTACGAGAAAGGCCTGATCTGGGGGCTCAAGAACTATGAAAACGTGGCCTCGGTAGTCGATCTTGCGTTGCTCACCGGTAACCTCGGCAAACCGGGCACCGGCTGCGGTCGATTGGGCGGACATCAGGAAGGCTACAGTCGGCCGCCGTATCCGGGGCAACGTCCGCCAGTCAATGTGGATGAAGTCGCCGTGAAAGGCGGAGCCTCCAAAGTATTCTGGGTCGCCGGCTGCAATCCTGTGGGCGGAACCTTGAATGCGCAACAATTCCGCACCTCCCTCGCTCAACGCACCGCGCTCGTGAATCAGGCGCTGGACGCGACCAGCGGCGGTAGCCTTGATGACAAGGTTGCGGCCGTCATGACCGCGCTCGACAAGGGGGGCCTGTTTCTCATCGTGCAGGATATTTACCCGACCGAGACCGCCCAGTACGCCCACCTCGTCTTGCCCGCTGCCCAATGGGGCGAAATGAATCTCACCTCCATCAACGGGGAACGGCGACTCCGGCTCTACCAGCAGTTCATGGACGCGCCGGGCATTGCCGAACCGGATTGGAAAATCATGGCACGCATGGCGCAGCGGCTAGAGTTCGCATATCGTGCCGACGGCAAAGCGGACATAGCCGCTCGTTTTTCAGGATTCACCTGGACCAGTGACGAAGAGGTCTTTCGTGCCGCCGCTGCCGGCGTGAAGGGTGCGCAGGAAGACTATGGGGACACGACCTATGCCATGCTGAAGGCACTCGGCACAAACGGCGTGCAAACACCAGTGCAGGGAATGAACAACGGCATGCCGGTCGGCACGACGCGCCTCTACATGGATGAGAAGCGGTTCACGTTCATTCCTTCGGCCTGGCCAGGATTCCCCCCGCAGATACAAGCCCTCATGGCCGACAACCGATACCCGTTCTGGGTGAACAACGGGCGGGCCAATCACGGCTGGCAAACGCTCTATGACGATGCCCGCAAACCCTATGTGATGGGTCGCGAGCCGCTCCCGCATGTGGAAATTCATCCGCAGGACGCGCATAGCCTCGACATCACCAACGGCGATCTGATCGAATTGTTCAATCCCTATGGATCGGTCTCGGCAATGGCCGTGGTGACCGATTCGAATGCGCCAGGACATGTGTTTATGTTATTTGAGCATCCGAAAGGCTGGCTGAACAGTTTGACGACCGACTATGTCGATCCGGCCACCACGATTCCGTATTACAAGGGAACGAAAGCAGGCATTCGGAAAGTCGGACCCATGCCAGGCCTGAACGAACATGTGACCTTTGTTCCGACCAATCAGACGTGA
- the hflC gene encoding protease modulator HflC, which translates to MSKQGFVIAFVGIIIGLLILGASPFYIVDVTQNAIVVQLGKPVRNVTEGGLYLKVPFIEEVTYFDKRLLDYDSNAQDVITQDKKTLLLDNFAKWRITDPLKVYQAFQSQRGALQRLHDIIYSELRVELGRHDLAEIVSSARAQLMAVVTQRANEKASAYGIEIQDVRIKRADLPEQNEKAVFSRMQAERERQAKQYRAEGAEEAQKIKSEAEKDREIILAEAYRESEELRGGGDAKAFKIYADAYRQDPHFFEFTRTMEAYRKTLKDKTTILVSPDSEYFRFLKQR; encoded by the coding sequence ATGAGCAAACAGGGATTTGTGATCGCCTTTGTTGGCATCATCATCGGACTGCTGATCCTGGGCGCGTCGCCCTTTTACATTGTCGACGTCACTCAAAACGCCATTGTGGTGCAGCTCGGCAAGCCGGTCAGAAATGTCACCGAAGGCGGCCTGTATCTGAAGGTGCCATTCATTGAAGAAGTCACCTATTTCGATAAGCGGCTGCTGGACTATGATTCCAACGCGCAGGACGTGATCACGCAGGACAAGAAGACGCTTCTGCTCGATAACTTTGCCAAATGGCGGATCACGGACCCCCTCAAGGTCTACCAAGCGTTTCAAAGCCAACGCGGCGCGTTACAGCGCCTACATGACATCATCTATTCCGAATTGCGGGTCGAGTTAGGCCGGCATGACCTAGCGGAAATCGTGTCGTCGGCCCGGGCACAACTGATGGCCGTGGTGACGCAACGCGCCAATGAGAAAGCGTCGGCGTACGGCATTGAGATTCAAGATGTGCGGATCAAGCGGGCCGATCTTCCCGAACAGAACGAGAAAGCCGTCTTTTCACGCATGCAAGCGGAACGGGAACGGCAAGCCAAACAATACCGAGCGGAGGGCGCCGAAGAGGCGCAGAAGATCAAGTCGGAAGCCGAAAAGGACCGGGAGATTATTCTGGCCGAAGCCTATCGCGAATCAGAAGAGCTGCGTGGCGGCGGCGATGCCAAGGCCTTCAAAATCTACGCGGATGCCTACCGGCAGGACCCACACTTTTTCGAATTCACACGCACGATGGAAGCCTATCGCAAAACCCTCAAAGACAAGACCACGATTCTCGTCAGTCCCGACTCCGAATACTTCCGCTTCCTCAAGCAGCGTTAA
- a CDS encoding inorganic phosphate transporter: MDFSLLTFALVLALGYANGTNDVSKAIATLVGSGVTNYRTAILWGTAWTVAGAGFATLVAGAMVKTFSNGLLQTGTVLSPTIALAILFGAMAWVLVASRTGLPVSTTHALTGAIVGTGLIAFAGEGLLWPAIGKKIALPLLLSPFLAFGLSLLLHPAMRRAAATWGGSCLCLMPASRALFTVDARGITRIVFQSTGFGQPFVAVPAQCDRAGLRGLAVDIDTIHWLSSGLASFARGTNDAPKIVAMLLLGSTTATWPSTWLQFSAFGGVAVAMGLGSYVGGLRVTEVLAEKVTRMDHAEGLTANLTTSTLVLCSGWLGLPVSTTHVSSSAIIGIGLLKGVMAVRWTTVRDMVLAWVITLPAAGGFAALAYLLLSRFS, translated from the coding sequence ATGGATTTCTCTCTGCTGACCTTTGCGCTCGTGTTGGCGTTGGGCTATGCCAATGGCACCAATGATGTGTCAAAAGCCATCGCTACGCTGGTCGGCAGTGGCGTGACCAACTACCGGACGGCGATTCTGTGGGGAACGGCCTGGACCGTCGCGGGAGCCGGATTCGCCACCCTGGTCGCGGGGGCGATGGTGAAGACCTTCAGCAACGGTCTCTTGCAAACCGGCACCGTTCTTTCGCCAACCATCGCGTTGGCCATTCTGTTTGGTGCGATGGCCTGGGTCCTCGTGGCGTCACGAACCGGGCTCCCCGTGTCGACAACGCATGCACTCACCGGTGCGATCGTGGGAACCGGCCTGATCGCGTTTGCAGGCGAGGGGTTGTTATGGCCGGCCATCGGGAAGAAAATCGCGCTTCCCTTGCTGTTGAGCCCCTTCCTCGCCTTCGGGCTTTCGCTGCTCTTGCATCCGGCCATGCGACGGGCGGCGGCAACATGGGGAGGATCCTGCCTGTGCCTGATGCCGGCCTCACGCGCACTCTTTACCGTTGATGCTCGGGGCATTACGCGAATTGTGTTCCAAAGCACAGGTTTCGGCCAACCGTTCGTCGCGGTGCCGGCTCAGTGTGACCGCGCAGGGCTGCGCGGATTGGCCGTAGACATCGATACGATCCATTGGCTCTCCAGCGGGCTCGCATCGTTTGCACGCGGCACGAACGACGCACCGAAAATCGTCGCGATGCTGTTGCTCGGCAGCACGACGGCGACCTGGCCCAGCACCTGGCTGCAGTTTTCGGCTTTCGGAGGAGTGGCCGTTGCAATGGGCCTGGGAAGTTATGTGGGCGGATTACGCGTCACCGAGGTGCTGGCCGAAAAGGTCACGCGGATGGACCATGCGGAAGGATTGACGGCAAATCTCACCACGTCGACGCTCGTGCTCTGTTCCGGCTGGCTCGGCCTGCCGGTGTCAACGACCCATGTCAGCAGTTCCGCCATTATCGGCATCGGACTCCTCAAGGGCGTGATGGCTGTGCGCTGGACCACCGTGCGCGACATGGTATTGGCCTGGGTCATCACCCTGCCCGCCGCCGGAGGCTTCGCCGCTCTGGCCTACCTCCTCCTCTCACGATTCTCTTAA
- a CDS encoding formate--tetrahydrofolate ligase, whose translation MTDLEIARSVAHKHIFEVAQGLGIHSDDLLPFGRYKAKISLDFAERIHNRPLGRYILVTAINPTPLGEGKTTTSVGLSMALCRLGHRAAVTLRQPSLGPVFGIKGGGTGGGRAQVWPMEDINLHFTGDAHAVSASHNLLSAFVDNHLFHGNVLKLDPHRIRWPRTLGVSDRALRDIVLSAEAGPRQGQFVITEASEIMAVLALAADHADLRQRLGRIFVGLTESGAMTTAEAFGCVGSMAVLLKDALLPNLVQTLEGTPAFVHAGPFGNIAHGNCSVVSDQLALRCAEYVITEAGFGSDLGAEKFFNIKCRTSGLRPDAGVVVATLRALKLHGGGGTVKSGSPLPPGLTEPNQEALERGFANLEQHIANVRAHGVPVVVAVNAFKDDSPQELDWVCERALAAGASAAAVSTHWADGGKGAEELARAVVKVAAQGSQFKHLYDATSPIKKKIETIATTIYGAAGVSYSAQAEKDIESAVRLGFQQLPICMAKTPLSLSHDPALKGRPSGFTLPIQELRILSGAGFLTAVCSGIQLMPGLPKKPAGERIDIDPRSGEIVGLA comes from the coding sequence ATGACTGATCTTGAGATAGCCCGTTCCGTTGCTCACAAGCATATCTTTGAAGTTGCCCAGGGGTTGGGCATTCATTCAGACGATCTCCTGCCGTTCGGACGCTACAAAGCCAAGATCTCCCTCGACTTTGCCGAGCGGATACACAATCGACCGCTTGGGCGGTACATCTTGGTGACCGCCATCAATCCAACACCGTTAGGCGAAGGCAAGACAACAACCTCGGTTGGATTGAGCATGGCCCTGTGCCGGTTGGGCCACCGTGCGGCAGTGACATTGAGACAGCCTTCGCTGGGACCGGTCTTTGGTATCAAGGGCGGAGGAACCGGTGGTGGACGTGCCCAGGTCTGGCCCATGGAGGATATCAATCTGCATTTCACCGGCGATGCCCATGCTGTCTCGGCGAGCCATAATCTGCTGTCGGCATTTGTGGATAATCATCTCTTTCACGGCAATGTGCTCAAACTGGATCCGCACAGAATCAGATGGCCACGGACACTGGGTGTAAGCGATCGAGCGCTCCGCGACATCGTGCTCAGTGCGGAGGCGGGACCGCGGCAGGGGCAGTTTGTCATTACCGAAGCATCGGAAATCATGGCGGTGCTGGCGCTGGCCGCCGACCATGCCGATCTGCGTCAACGCCTGGGCAGAATCTTTGTCGGCCTGACGGAAAGCGGGGCGATGACCACCGCAGAGGCATTCGGTTGTGTCGGTTCGATGGCCGTACTGCTGAAGGATGCGTTGCTGCCGAACCTGGTGCAGACCTTGGAAGGCACGCCGGCATTCGTGCATGCCGGACCGTTCGGTAACATTGCCCATGGCAACTGCTCTGTTGTCTCGGATCAACTGGCGCTGCGTTGCGCGGAGTATGTCATTACGGAAGCCGGATTCGGCAGCGACTTAGGCGCGGAAAAATTCTTCAACATCAAATGCCGCACATCCGGCCTGCGGCCTGATGCGGGCGTCGTGGTCGCGACATTGCGTGCGTTGAAGTTGCATGGTGGCGGCGGGACGGTCAAATCAGGATCCCCGCTTCCCCCGGGGCTGACGGAACCGAATCAGGAGGCGCTGGAGCGGGGCTTTGCCAACCTTGAACAGCACATCGCAAACGTGCGGGCTCATGGTGTGCCCGTGGTGGTAGCCGTCAATGCGTTTAAGGACGATTCGCCTCAGGAATTGGACTGGGTCTGTGAGCGTGCCTTGGCTGCCGGCGCCTCAGCGGCTGCCGTATCGACACATTGGGCCGATGGCGGAAAAGGCGCGGAAGAATTGGCTCGGGCAGTCGTCAAGGTGGCGGCGCAAGGATCACAGTTCAAGCACCTCTATGATGCGACCTCGCCCATCAAGAAAAAGATCGAGACCATTGCCACCACGATCTATGGGGCGGCTGGGGTGTCGTATTCGGCGCAGGCCGAAAAAGACATCGAATCGGCGGTGCGATTGGGCTTCCAGCAGCTTCCCATTTGTATGGCGAAGACGCCCTTGTCGCTCTCGCACGATCCGGCACTCAAAGGACGGCCATCCGGATTCACCCTGCCCATTCAGGAATTACGGATCCTCTCCGGGGCGGGTTTTCTCACGGCTGTCTGTTCGGGCATTCAACTGATGCCAGGTCTGCCGAAAAAGCCGGCAGGCGAGCGCATCGATATCGATCCTCGGTCAGGGGAGATTGTCGGACTGGCCTGA
- a CDS encoding M23 family metallopeptidase: protein MSQQTAETSDAYTVVVFRGSSSKPLRFSFPRKFVRKLLILAAILVVADLLVVSHYVIRTGEVWQLSAFRAEAMGAREQTAAFSAAIDDLKKRLSVMGEVNQRLRVMLGIDATKPAGDLANGRGGEDGPLPDGKTGLQGTGAMGPGGELRQQVSELREGTQASLDFSTESIEEVTQQVRESLEALTKEAANQEEALQNLTQIAEQRSAQWASTPSIWPVRGWVTSGFGPRVSPFTEKPAWHDGLDIGAQANSPVQAPALGRVVTVAFDSKMGNMVKLDHGYGIETVYGHLAKSLVKEGQRVKRGDVVALVGSTGLSTGPHLHYMVKKNGQALDPTKFILD from the coding sequence ATGAGCCAGCAAACGGCCGAAACCAGTGATGCTTATACCGTCGTCGTGTTTCGTGGATCGTCTTCGAAACCGCTGCGGTTTAGTTTCCCACGGAAATTCGTTCGTAAACTCCTGATTTTGGCTGCGATTTTAGTCGTAGCCGATCTGTTGGTCGTCTCCCACTATGTGATTCGGACCGGGGAAGTCTGGCAATTGTCGGCATTTCGGGCAGAAGCCATGGGTGCCCGAGAGCAAACCGCTGCCTTTTCCGCTGCCATCGATGATTTGAAGAAGCGTCTGTCGGTGATGGGCGAAGTGAACCAGCGTCTCCGTGTCATGCTGGGCATTGATGCGACCAAGCCGGCGGGTGATCTGGCCAATGGCCGGGGTGGTGAAGATGGTCCTCTGCCTGACGGCAAAACCGGTCTCCAGGGAACCGGTGCCATGGGGCCAGGAGGGGAACTCCGGCAGCAGGTTTCTGAACTGCGGGAAGGTACTCAAGCAAGCCTGGATTTTTCCACGGAGAGTATCGAGGAAGTCACCCAGCAGGTTCGTGAAAGCTTGGAAGCCCTGACCAAGGAAGCCGCCAATCAGGAAGAAGCCCTGCAAAATTTGACTCAAATCGCTGAGCAGCGCTCGGCGCAGTGGGCCTCCACTCCTTCCATCTGGCCGGTGCGCGGGTGGGTCACCTCAGGATTTGGCCCACGGGTTTCCCCGTTCACGGAGAAGCCGGCTTGGCATGATGGTCTCGACATCGGGGCTCAGGCAAATTCTCCAGTCCAGGCTCCCGCCCTCGGACGAGTGGTCACAGTGGCGTTCGACTCAAAGATGGGAAATATGGTGAAGCTGGACCACGGTTACGGGATTGAAACTGTCTACGGTCACCTGGCGAAATCGCTCGTCAAGGAAGGGCAGCGCGTAAAGCGTGGCGATGTCGTCGCTCTCGTCGGGAGCACCGGCCTGTCGACGGGTCCGCACCTTCACTATATGGTGAAGAAGAACGGTCAAGCCCTCGATCCGACGAAGTTCATTCTGGATTAA
- a CDS encoding GDP-mannose 4,6-dehydratase, which produces MKVLVTGGAGFIGSHVVDRLLQEGHDVVVIDNLVTGKRKNVPKAAQFYKLEIENPKLERVFRNERPSVVFHLAAQMNVRRSVEDPMFDAQVNVLGTLNVLEQASKHGARKVIFSSSGGAIYGEQLAFPAPETHVTQPLSPYGISKLCGEHYLFYYQRMSGIQVVSLRYANVYGPRQDPEGEAGVVAIFIQKMLRGEQAVVNGNGRQTRDFVYVEDVVESNLLAMGPDVEGVYNVGTGIETSINDLFRTVVDLTKVEFREVHGPAKRGEQARSVIDSTKLHRNLGWEPKVDLREGLRRTVEFFRDGLG; this is translated from the coding sequence ATGAAAGTCTTGGTCACCGGTGGAGCAGGGTTTATCGGATCACACGTCGTCGATCGATTGCTTCAAGAAGGGCACGACGTGGTGGTGATTGATAACCTTGTGACGGGCAAGCGGAAAAACGTTCCGAAAGCTGCGCAATTCTATAAGCTGGAGATCGAAAACCCAAAGCTCGAGCGGGTGTTCCGGAATGAACGACCTTCCGTGGTTTTCCACCTGGCCGCACAGATGAATGTCCGGCGCTCGGTTGAGGATCCGATGTTCGACGCACAGGTCAATGTGCTGGGTACATTGAATGTGCTGGAGCAGGCCTCCAAACACGGCGCGCGTAAGGTCATCTTTTCATCATCGGGTGGCGCAATTTATGGTGAACAGCTGGCGTTCCCCGCTCCGGAAACCCACGTGACTCAACCGCTGTCTCCCTACGGGATCAGCAAGCTGTGCGGCGAGCATTATCTGTTCTATTATCAACGAATGAGCGGCATCCAGGTCGTCAGCTTGCGCTATGCGAATGTCTACGGGCCCAGGCAGGACCCGGAAGGCGAGGCAGGCGTTGTCGCTATTTTTATTCAGAAGATGCTGCGTGGTGAGCAAGCCGTGGTGAACGGCAACGGACGTCAGACTCGTGATTTCGTCTACGTCGAGGACGTGGTCGAGTCGAATCTCCTGGCGATGGGCCCCGACGTGGAAGGTGTGTACAACGTGGGAACCGGGATTGAGACCTCAATCAACGACCTTTTTCGCACGGTTGTCGACCTCACCAAGGTGGAGTTTCGCGAAGTGCACGGGCCGGCCAAGCGAGGTGAGCAGGCCCGGAGCGTGATCGATTCCACAAAACTCCATCGGAACTTGGGGTGGGAACCGAAGGTGGATTTGCGCGAAGGATTACGGCGAACCGTCGAGTTTTTTCGTGACGGACTCGGGTAG